A genomic stretch from Caulobacter sp. FWC2 includes:
- a CDS encoding Crp/Fnr family transcriptional regulator, with the protein MLSALPSEDAAILAPHLSTVDLGKGRLLYDPGDLIDQVYFPNDCVISLMTLMESGAAIESATIGREGALGLMVAVAPRQSLSRAIVQAPGSTLRIAAGPLHDAWRRSAALRDLVDRHNEALFGHAIQSVACNALHAVEARFCRWLLGCHDRIDSNTVNLTQEFLADMLGVQRTTVTAVAGSLQSKGLIRYRRGVVDILDRAGLEAMACECYSAVRRGYERLLPASFAG; encoded by the coding sequence TTGCTTTCCGCACTGCCGTCCGAAGACGCGGCCATCCTCGCGCCTCATCTGTCGACGGTCGATCTTGGGAAGGGGCGCCTGCTCTACGATCCGGGCGACCTGATCGATCAGGTCTATTTCCCGAACGACTGCGTCATCTCGCTGATGACCCTGATGGAAAGCGGCGCGGCCATTGAGTCGGCAACGATCGGTCGTGAAGGCGCTCTTGGCCTGATGGTCGCCGTCGCGCCGCGCCAGTCGCTGAGCCGCGCTATCGTCCAGGCTCCGGGCTCGACCCTCCGAATCGCCGCCGGGCCGCTGCATGACGCCTGGCGGCGCAGCGCGGCTCTGCGAGATCTGGTCGACCGTCACAACGAGGCGCTTTTCGGCCATGCCATTCAGTCGGTGGCCTGCAACGCCCTGCACGCCGTCGAGGCGCGCTTCTGCCGCTGGCTGTTAGGCTGCCACGACCGCATCGACAGCAACACGGTCAACCTCACCCAGGAGTTCCTGGCCGACATGCTGGGCGTCCAGCGCACGACCGTCACGGCCGTCGCCGGCTCGCTGCAAAGCAAGGGCCTGATCCGCTATCGCCGCGGCGTGGTCGACATCCTGGACCGCGCCGGCCTCGAGGCCATGGCCTGTGAGTGTTACAGCGCGGTGCGGCGTGGCTACGAGCGCCTGCTGCCCGCTTCCTTCGCCGGTTAG
- a CDS encoding LacI family DNA-binding transcriptional regulator: MSAKVTIHDVARESGVSIKTVSRVLNREPNVKADTRDRVQAAVAALNYRPNISARSLAGSKAYLIGVFFDNPSPGYVTDVQLGAIARCRQEGFHLIVEPIDSTGDIQEQVEPMLATLRMDGVILTPPLSDHPLVLAALEQAGVAYVRIAPGGDLDRAPWVSMDDRLAAYEMTKHLIGLGHRDIGFIIGHPDHGASRQRHQGFLDAMRDSGLVVREDRVEQGFFSFRSGFDAAEKLLGVADRPTAIFASNDDMALGVMAVANRMRLDLPAQLSVAGFDDTPGAKITWPQLTTVRQPIFAMAGAAADMLMQGVEQEEGAPPPSKVLDFELVVRESTGQAAH; encoded by the coding sequence TTGAGCGCCAAAGTCACGATCCACGACGTGGCCCGCGAGAGCGGGGTCTCGATCAAGACCGTTTCGCGGGTCCTCAACCGTGAGCCCAACGTCAAGGCCGACACCCGCGACCGGGTGCAGGCCGCCGTGGCCGCGCTGAACTATCGCCCCAACATCTCGGCCCGCAGCCTGGCGGGGTCCAAGGCCTATCTGATCGGCGTCTTCTTCGACAACCCCAGCCCAGGCTACGTCACCGACGTCCAGCTGGGCGCCATTGCGCGCTGCCGCCAGGAGGGTTTCCACCTGATCGTCGAGCCGATCGATTCGACGGGCGACATCCAGGAGCAGGTCGAGCCGATGCTGGCCACCCTGCGCATGGACGGGGTGATCCTGACGCCGCCGCTCAGCGACCATCCGCTCGTGTTGGCCGCGCTGGAGCAGGCGGGCGTCGCCTATGTCCGCATCGCGCCGGGCGGCGATCTGGACCGCGCCCCGTGGGTCAGCATGGACGATCGCCTGGCCGCCTATGAGATGACCAAGCACCTGATCGGACTGGGCCACCGCGACATCGGCTTCATCATCGGCCACCCCGACCACGGCGCCTCGCGCCAGCGCCATCAGGGCTTCCTGGACGCCATGCGCGACAGCGGGTTGGTGGTCCGCGAGGACCGGGTGGAGCAGGGCTTCTTCTCGTTCCGCTCGGGCTTCGACGCGGCCGAGAAGCTGTTGGGCGTCGCGGACCGTCCGACCGCGATCTTCGCCTCCAACGACGACATGGCCCTGGGCGTCATGGCCGTGGCCAACCGCATGCGACTGGACCTGCCGGCCCAGCTGTCGGTCGCCGGCTTCGACGACACGCCCGGCGCCAAGATCACCTGGCCGCAGCTGACCACCGTGCGCCAGCCGATCTTCGCCATGGCCGGCGCCGCCGCCGACATGCTGATGCAGGGCGTCGAGCAGGAGGAGGGCGCGCCGCCGCCCTCGAAGGTGCTGGACTTCGAGCTGGTGGTCCGAGAGTCCACCGGACAGGCCGCTCACTAG
- the glk gene encoding glucokinase, with protein sequence MDGNHSVGLGLVGDIGGTNARFALVEFDGQDPRLIEPTTYKGQDYRSAEDAIEAYLQKVGVRHPDQAVVAVAGPIEHGSVHMTNLDWRISEDSLRRAGGFRNAKLINDFTAQALAAPRLSPKDLRQVGHLPTSGEGDLAILGPGTGFGVAGLVRRHGQEIPLATEGGHVAFAPVDAVEIEVLRALTKQLDGGRVSVERILSGPGMEDLHVALAEAEGRKVEPLAAKQITERAVEGCADSLATVNRFCAVLGSTAGDIALTLGARGGVFIAGGIAPRIIDILEKSPFRERFDAKGRLSHFTLAIPTHVILHPHTALIGAAVALTPEGRAAVS encoded by the coding sequence ATGGACGGCAATCACAGCGTGGGGCTCGGCCTCGTCGGCGACATCGGGGGCACCAACGCCCGCTTCGCCCTGGTCGAATTCGACGGTCAGGACCCGCGCCTGATCGAGCCCACGACCTATAAGGGCCAGGACTACCGCTCGGCCGAGGACGCCATCGAAGCCTACCTGCAGAAGGTCGGCGTCCGGCATCCGGACCAGGCGGTGGTGGCTGTGGCCGGTCCGATCGAGCACGGCTCGGTCCACATGACCAACCTGGACTGGCGGATCTCGGAAGACAGCCTGCGTCGCGCCGGCGGCTTCCGGAACGCCAAGCTGATCAACGACTTCACCGCCCAGGCCCTGGCCGCCCCGCGCCTGAGCCCCAAGGACCTGCGACAGGTCGGCCACCTGCCGACCTCGGGCGAGGGGGACCTGGCGATCCTCGGTCCGGGCACTGGCTTCGGCGTCGCCGGCCTCGTGCGGCGTCACGGCCAGGAGATCCCGCTGGCCACCGAGGGCGGCCACGTGGCCTTCGCCCCGGTCGACGCGGTCGAAATCGAGGTGCTGCGCGCCTTGACCAAGCAGTTGGACGGCGGCCGGGTATCGGTCGAGCGCATCCTGTCGGGGCCCGGCATGGAAGACCTGCACGTCGCGCTGGCCGAGGCCGAGGGCCGCAAGGTGGAGCCCCTGGCCGCCAAGCAGATCACCGAACGCGCGGTCGAGGGCTGCGCCGACAGCCTGGCCACGGTGAACCGCTTCTGCGCGGTGCTGGGCTCGACGGCCGGCGACATCGCCCTGACCCTGGGCGCCCGCGGCGGCGTGTTCATCGCCGGCGGCATCGCGCCCCGGATCATCGACATCCTGGAAAAGAGCCCGTTCCGCGAGCGCTTCGACGCCAAGGGCCGCCTGTCGCACTTCACCCTGGCGATCCCGACCCACGTCATCCTGCATCCCCACACCGCCCTGATCGGCGCGGCGGTGGCGCTGACGCCGGAGGGCAGGGCGGCGGTTTCGTAG
- a CDS encoding acyl-CoA dehydrogenase family protein has protein sequence MAVLTEEQTMLRDAAKGWASESAPVGALRKLRDGKSKQSFDPAAWAQMGQMGWAGVIVPEDYDGSAFGYLGLGLILEETGRTLAASPLLSTALIGASALQLGGSDAQKAAWLPKIATGEAVATLAVDEGSHHNPARTALTATKAASGYVLNGTKTLVLDGEAADLLIVVARTGGAPGSTEGLTLFLVAGDAPGVVRTHLSLIDSRGAARIAFDGVEVGADAVLGEVDKGWAVLEPVLDRAYAGLAAEMLGSASAAFDITLDYIKTRTQFGQVIGTFQALQHRAAKWFTDIETTRSCVEAALEAFDAGGDTRALASLAKAKASDLAHLATNEMVQMHGGIGMTDAHDAGLYMKRARVTEALFGGASFHRDRYARLMGF, from the coding sequence ATGGCCGTCCTGACCGAAGAACAGACCATGCTGCGCGACGCCGCCAAGGGCTGGGCCAGCGAAAGCGCCCCCGTCGGCGCCCTGCGCAAGCTGCGGGACGGCAAGTCCAAGCAGAGCTTCGATCCCGCTGCCTGGGCGCAGATGGGCCAGATGGGCTGGGCTGGGGTGATCGTTCCGGAAGACTATGACGGCTCGGCCTTCGGCTATCTGGGCCTTGGTTTGATCCTTGAAGAGACCGGCCGCACCCTGGCCGCCTCTCCCCTGCTCTCCACCGCCTTGATCGGGGCGTCGGCCCTGCAACTGGGCGGCTCGGACGCGCAGAAGGCGGCCTGGCTGCCGAAGATCGCCACCGGCGAGGCCGTCGCGACCCTGGCCGTCGATGAGGGCTCGCACCACAATCCGGCCCGCACGGCCCTGACCGCGACCAAGGCCGCCTCGGGCTATGTGCTCAACGGAACCAAGACGCTGGTGCTGGACGGCGAGGCCGCCGACCTGCTGATCGTCGTCGCTCGCACCGGCGGCGCGCCGGGCTCGACCGAGGGCCTGACGCTGTTCCTGGTCGCCGGCGACGCGCCCGGCGTGGTGCGCACGCACCTTTCGCTGATCGACTCGCGCGGCGCGGCCCGGATCGCCTTCGACGGCGTCGAGGTCGGAGCCGACGCCGTGCTGGGCGAGGTCGACAAGGGCTGGGCGGTCCTGGAACCGGTCCTGGACCGCGCCTATGCCGGCCTCGCCGCCGAAATGCTGGGCAGCGCCTCGGCGGCTTTCGACATCACCCTGGACTACATCAAGACCCGCACCCAGTTCGGTCAGGTCATCGGCACGTTCCAGGCCCTGCAGCATCGCGCCGCCAAGTGGTTCACCGACATCGAGACCACCCGCTCGTGCGTCGAGGCCGCCCTGGAAGCCTTTGACGCCGGGGGTGACACCCGGGCCCTCGCCTCCCTCGCCAAGGCCAAGGCCAGCGACCTGGCGCACCTGGCCACCAACGAGATGGTCCAGATGCACGGCGGCATCGGCATGACCGACGCCCACGACGCCGGCCTGTATATGAAGCGCGCCCGCGTCACCGAGGCCCTATTCGGCGGCGCCAGCTTCCACCGCGACCGCTATGCGCGGCTGATGGGCTTCTAA
- a CDS encoding pyridoxamine 5'-phosphate oxidase family protein, giving the protein MHDTVQDQGEAERRLWKEIDHARFGMLGVPATGGHFQPMTAFAEQDDNALWFFTNDDNDLIKAVRDGQDKAMFIVEAKDQEFQACIGGRLSEDRDRARIDRYWTPMAAAWFPRGKDDPSLTLLRFDLIDAQTWASKGGVRFAWEIAKANITGDKPDVGRETHVNLS; this is encoded by the coding sequence ATGCATGACACCGTTCAAGACCAGGGCGAGGCCGAGCGCCGCCTCTGGAAGGAAATCGACCACGCCCGCTTCGGCATGCTGGGCGTGCCCGCCACCGGCGGCCACTTCCAGCCCATGACGGCTTTCGCCGAACAGGACGACAACGCCCTGTGGTTCTTCACCAACGACGACAACGACTTGATCAAGGCCGTGCGCGATGGCCAGGACAAGGCGATGTTCATCGTCGAGGCCAAGGATCAGGAGTTCCAGGCCTGCATCGGCGGGCGCCTCTCCGAGGATCGCGACCGCGCGCGGATCGATCGCTACTGGACCCCGATGGCCGCCGCCTGGTTCCCGCGCGGCAAGGACGACCCGAGCCTCACCCTTCTGCGCTTCGACCTGATCGACGCCCAGACCTGGGCCTCGAAGGGCGGCGTGCGCTTCGCCTGGGAAATCGCCAAGGCCAATATTACCGGCGACAAGCCGGACGTGGGCCGAGAAACCCACGTCAATCTGTCCTGA
- a CDS encoding exo 1,3/1,4-beta-D-glucan glucohydrolase gives MSASSLVRASALALILAGGLTGTAPAQTSAATAHPRAWPKAHSPATITDAKTEAFITKLMSQMTVEEKVAQTIQADGASITPEELAKYRLGSVLVGGNSAPDGNDRATPQRWVEWIRAFRAAALTSRGGHQEIPIIFGVDAVHGHNNVVGATLFPHNVGLGAARDPDLIRRIGEATAQEMAATGADWTFGPTLAVPRDERWGRAYEGYAEDPEVVRSYSGPMTLGLQGALVAGKPLAAGHVAGSAKHFLADGGTAGGKDQGDAQISEADLVRLHAAGYPPAIDAGILSVMVSFSSWHGVKHTGNKSLLTDVLKGRLGFEGFVVGDWNAHGQVEGCTNTNCAQAYLAGMDMIMAPDSWKGLYDNTLAQVKAGQIPMARIDDAVRRILRVKVKAGLFEDKRPLEGKYELLGSPAHRAVAREAVRKSLVLLKNDGVLPLKSSAHVLVAGDGADDIGKAAGGWTLTWQGTGNKNSDFPNGQSIYAGIAEALAAGGGGAELSPSGAFKTKPDVAIVVFGENPYAEFQGDIANVEYQPGDKTDLALLKTLKAAGIPVVAVFLSGRPLWTNPEINASDAFVAAWLPGSEGGGVADVLIGDKAGKPRHDFSGKLSFSWPKRADQEPLNVGDKAYDPQFAYGYGLSYAKPGKVVKLSEDAGIASTAVNVDRYFVAGHVPAPWTMTVAGAVSLKTVDAGAQENAREATWNGEGSGTVTIAGPPADLSRQTTGDMAISIRYRVEASPEKPVSLGLACGESCGATVDVTSTLSGVKRGEWRTAKIKLSCFKAKGAEMTHVSSPFVLSTAGRMTLSFTEITLVSNEGDAFCPPS, from the coding sequence ATGTCCGCATCCAGCCTCGTCCGCGCGTCCGCCTTGGCCTTGATCCTGGCCGGCGGCCTGACGGGTACGGCCCCCGCGCAAACCTCGGCCGCGACCGCCCATCCCAGAGCCTGGCCCAAGGCCCACAGCCCCGCGACGATCACCGACGCCAAGACCGAGGCCTTCATCACCAAGCTGATGAGCCAGATGACCGTCGAGGAAAAGGTCGCTCAGACCATCCAGGCCGATGGCGCCTCGATCACGCCGGAGGAGCTGGCCAAGTACCGTCTGGGCTCGGTGCTGGTCGGCGGCAACAGCGCGCCGGACGGCAACGACCGCGCCACGCCCCAGCGCTGGGTCGAGTGGATCCGCGCCTTCCGCGCCGCAGCGCTGACCAGCCGCGGCGGCCACCAGGAAATCCCGATCATCTTCGGCGTCGACGCCGTGCACGGCCACAACAACGTCGTCGGCGCCACGCTGTTTCCGCACAATGTCGGCCTGGGCGCGGCGCGCGATCCCGACCTGATCCGCCGCATCGGCGAGGCCACGGCTCAGGAGATGGCGGCCACCGGCGCGGACTGGACCTTCGGCCCGACGCTGGCTGTGCCGCGCGACGAGCGCTGGGGCCGCGCCTATGAAGGCTATGCCGAGGATCCGGAGGTGGTGAGAAGCTATTCCGGTCCGATGACCCTGGGCCTGCAGGGCGCGCTGGTCGCCGGCAAGCCGCTGGCCGCCGGCCACGTGGCCGGTTCGGCCAAGCACTTCCTGGCCGACGGCGGCACGGCGGGCGGCAAGGACCAGGGCGACGCCCAGATCTCCGAAGCTGATCTCGTGCGCCTGCACGCCGCTGGCTATCCGCCCGCCATCGACGCCGGCATCCTGTCGGTGATGGTCTCGTTCTCCAGCTGGCATGGGGTCAAGCACACGGGCAACAAGAGCCTGCTGACCGACGTGCTGAAGGGGCGGCTGGGCTTCGAGGGCTTCGTGGTCGGCGACTGGAACGCCCACGGCCAGGTCGAGGGCTGCACCAACACCAACTGCGCCCAGGCCTATCTGGCCGGCATGGACATGATCATGGCCCCCGACAGTTGGAAGGGCCTCTACGACAACACGCTCGCCCAGGTGAAGGCCGGCCAGATACCGATGGCGCGGATCGACGACGCCGTGCGCCGCATCCTGCGGGTCAAGGTCAAGGCGGGCCTGTTCGAGGACAAGCGGCCGCTGGAGGGCAAGTACGAACTTCTGGGCTCGCCCGCCCACCGCGCCGTGGCGCGCGAAGCGGTCCGCAAGTCGCTCGTCCTGCTGAAGAACGACGGCGTCCTGCCGCTGAAGAGCTCGGCCCATGTGCTGGTGGCCGGCGACGGCGCCGACGACATCGGCAAGGCCGCAGGCGGCTGGACCCTGACCTGGCAGGGCACGGGCAACAAGAACAGCGACTTCCCCAACGGCCAGTCGATCTATGCCGGCATCGCGGAAGCGCTTGCGGCTGGCGGGGGCGGCGCCGAGCTCTCGCCCTCGGGCGCGTTCAAGACCAAGCCCGACGTCGCCATCGTGGTGTTCGGCGAGAACCCCTATGCCGAGTTCCAGGGCGACATCGCCAATGTCGAGTACCAGCCGGGCGACAAGACCGACCTGGCTCTGCTGAAGACGCTGAAGGCGGCGGGCATTCCCGTGGTGGCGGTGTTCCTCAGCGGCCGGCCGCTGTGGACCAATCCCGAGATCAACGCCTCGGACGCCTTCGTCGCGGCCTGGCTGCCCGGTTCGGAAGGCGGCGGCGTCGCTGACGTTCTGATCGGCGACAAGGCGGGCAAGCCGCGCCACGACTTCAGCGGCAAGCTCTCATTCTCGTGGCCCAAGCGCGCCGACCAGGAGCCGCTGAATGTCGGCGACAAGGCCTACGACCCGCAGTTCGCCTACGGCTATGGGCTGAGCTACGCCAAGCCGGGCAAGGTCGTGAAGCTTTCGGAAGACGCCGGGATCGCGTCGACGGCGGTCAATGTGGACCGCTATTTCGTCGCCGGCCACGTCCCCGCGCCGTGGACGATGACCGTCGCCGGAGCGGTGTCGCTGAAAACGGTCGATGCGGGCGCTCAAGAAAATGCACGCGAGGCGACTTGGAACGGTGAAGGAAGTGGGACCGTTACCATCGCTGGCCCGCCTGCGGATCTGTCGCGTCAGACCACCGGCGACATGGCGATCTCGATCCGATACAGGGTGGAGGCGTCCCCAGAGAAACCGGTTTCCCTGGGTTTGGCCTGTGGCGAATCCTGCGGGGCGACGGTAGACGTAACGTCAACGTTGTCAGGTGTGAAACGCGGCGAATGGCGTACAGCCAAGATCAAACTTTCCTGCTTCAAGGCCAAGGGCGCGGAGATGACGCATGTTTCGTCCCCCTTCGTCCTGTCCACCGCCGGGCGCATGACCCTGTCATTCACGGAAATCACGCTGGTCTCCAACGAGGGCGACGCCTTCTGTCCGCCAAGCTGA
- a CDS encoding SH3 domain-containing protein, with protein MTKTIAATALALSLALASSAHAQLQLSYPADAMMSCDQISAEMVRMDQLMGVSNNAIASAEAGARGAETAASLGVNAALYSGALGRVPGLGMFANAAAAQAKASAAAKAQREAQAIQVAQQRRAIMGGLYQGKCGAAAVTQVSATLTTSAPAASAAPNLLATTQEVALRGAASPTGAIVGKVKAGGTVYPTGQRNGVWMEVDDENGARGWMSSAFAKSK; from the coding sequence ATGACCAAGACCATCGCCGCCACCGCCCTCGCGCTGAGCCTGGCCCTAGCCTCTTCCGCCCACGCGCAGCTGCAGCTCAGCTATCCCGCCGACGCGATGATGAGCTGCGACCAGATCAGCGCCGAGATGGTCCGCATGGACCAGTTGATGGGCGTCTCGAATAACGCCATCGCCAGCGCCGAGGCTGGCGCGCGCGGAGCCGAGACGGCCGCCAGCCTGGGCGTCAACGCTGCACTCTACAGCGGGGCCCTGGGCCGCGTTCCCGGCCTCGGCATGTTCGCCAACGCCGCCGCCGCACAGGCCAAGGCCTCCGCCGCCGCCAAGGCCCAGCGTGAAGCCCAGGCCATCCAGGTCGCCCAACAGCGCCGGGCGATCATGGGCGGTCTCTATCAGGGCAAGTGCGGCGCGGCGGCTGTCACGCAAGTCTCGGCCACCCTGACCACCTCCGCGCCGGCCGCGTCCGCCGCGCCGAACCTGCTGGCCACGACCCAGGAAGTCGCCTTGCGCGGCGCCGCCTCGCCCACCGGCGCCATCGTCGGCAAGGTCAAGGCTGGCGGCACGGTCTATCCGACTGGCCAGCGCAACGGCGTCTGGATGGAGGTCGACGACGAGAACGGCGCGCGCGGCTGGATGTCCTCGGCCTTCGCCAAGTCGAAATAG
- the pyk gene encoding pyruvate kinase, whose product MIRARRSRIVATLGPASSSPEMIVTLAKAGADVFRLNFSHGAHETHAAVYAAIREAEKTVGRPLGILADLQGPKLRVGKFANGPVMLKAGQAFRFDNDPTPGDETRVHLPHPEILTAMRPGATLLLDDGKLRMVVTDAGPGYANTTVSNGGKLSERKGVAVPDVVIPMSPLTAKDREDLAFALRLGVDWIALSFVQAPEDMAELRRIVEGRAAVLAKIEKPQALKVLGPIMDLCDGVMVARGDLGVEMAPEEVPVAQKEILRAARERGIPVIVATQMLESMISSPTPTRAEASDVANAVYEGADAVMLSAESAAGDYPEESVSMMNRIIERVERDPRWPELMQAEQKHDDDDADVLVVAAAGAAKSGSTKCLVAFTTTGATARRLARERPLQPVLALSPDINAVRRMTLCWGIEPRVSAQPDSLEVVTTDASSKALELGLVAPGERLLVVAGTPFGAPGAANLLRLAHAPAPVRRR is encoded by the coding sequence ATGATCCGCGCCCGCCGCTCTCGCATCGTCGCCACCCTCGGTCCGGCCTCGAGCTCGCCCGAAATGATCGTCACCCTGGCCAAGGCCGGGGCGGATGTCTTCCGCCTCAACTTCAGCCACGGCGCCCACGAGACCCACGCGGCCGTCTACGCGGCGATCCGCGAGGCAGAGAAGACCGTGGGCCGTCCGCTGGGCATCCTGGCCGACCTGCAGGGTCCCAAGCTGCGCGTCGGCAAGTTCGCAAACGGTCCCGTCATGCTGAAGGCCGGCCAGGCCTTCCGCTTCGACAACGACCCGACCCCGGGCGACGAGACCCGCGTGCACTTGCCGCACCCGGAAATCCTGACCGCCATGCGGCCGGGCGCCACCCTGCTGCTGGATGACGGCAAGCTGCGCATGGTCGTGACCGACGCGGGTCCTGGCTATGCCAACACCACCGTCTCGAATGGCGGCAAGCTGTCGGAACGCAAGGGCGTGGCGGTGCCGGACGTCGTCATCCCCATGTCGCCCCTGACCGCCAAGGACCGCGAGGACCTGGCCTTCGCTCTGCGTCTGGGCGTCGACTGGATCGCCTTGTCGTTCGTGCAGGCTCCGGAAGACATGGCCGAACTGCGCCGCATCGTCGAAGGCCGCGCCGCCGTGCTGGCCAAGATCGAGAAGCCCCAGGCCCTGAAGGTGCTGGGGCCGATCATGGACCTCTGCGACGGCGTCATGGTGGCTCGCGGCGACCTGGGCGTCGAGATGGCGCCGGAAGAAGTGCCGGTGGCCCAGAAGGAAATCCTGCGGGCGGCGCGCGAGCGCGGCATTCCGGTGATCGTCGCCACCCAGATGCTGGAATCGATGATCAGCTCGCCGACCCCGACCCGCGCTGAGGCCTCGGACGTGGCCAACGCCGTCTACGAAGGCGCGGACGCGGTGATGCTGTCGGCGGAGTCGGCGGCCGGCGACTATCCCGAAGAGTCGGTCTCGATGATGAACCGCATCATCGAGCGCGTTGAACGCGACCCGCGTTGGCCCGAGCTGATGCAGGCCGAGCAGAAGCACGACGATGACGACGCCGACGTGCTGGTGGTCGCCGCCGCAGGCGCGGCCAAGTCCGGCTCGACCAAGTGCCTGGTGGCCTTCACCACCACGGGCGCGACCGCGCGTCGCCTGGCCCGCGAACGGCCGCTGCAGCCGGTTCTGGCGCTGTCGCCCGACATCAACGCCGTGCGCCGCATGACGCTGTGCTGGGGGATCGAGCCGCGCGTCAGCGCCCAGCCCGACAGCCTGGAGGTCGTCACGACCGACGCCTCGAGCAAGGCGCTGGAATTGGGTCTCGTGGCGCCGGGCGAACGCCTGCTGGTCGTGGCGGGGACGCCGTTCGGCGCGCCGGGCGCGGCCAACCTGCTGCGGCTGGCCCACGCGCCCGCGCCGGTTCGCCGGCGTTAA
- a CDS encoding 2-hydroxychromene-2-carboxylate isomerase gives MDERAYKLRCVTFQLGSTYSYPAAMRIERLAANKGVAVAWRPFIVGPLFHEQQGLKDSPFNVFPVKGEYMWRDLERVCDQQGLPLHRPSQFPRNSLLAARVALVGLEDGWTPQFSRAAYQANFVDDLDIGSPEVLSALIAEVGAGPEHVLAAAQSDPIKALLKDHVRMAKERGLFGAPSFLTADGELFWGNDRLEQALDWAVRHQSREHA, from the coding sequence GTGGACGAAAGGGCTTATAAACTAAGGTGTGTAACCTTCCAATTAGGCTCGACCTACTCCTATCCGGCGGCCATGCGCATCGAGCGACTGGCCGCCAACAAGGGGGTGGCCGTGGCCTGGCGGCCGTTCATCGTCGGCCCCCTGTTCCATGAGCAGCAGGGGCTGAAAGACAGTCCTTTCAACGTCTTCCCCGTGAAAGGCGAGTACATGTGGCGCGACCTGGAGCGGGTCTGCGATCAGCAGGGCCTGCCCCTGCATCGTCCCAGCCAGTTTCCGCGCAACAGCCTGCTGGCCGCTCGCGTGGCGCTGGTCGGACTGGAGGACGGCTGGACGCCTCAGTTCAGCCGCGCCGCCTATCAGGCCAACTTCGTCGACGACCTGGACATCGGCAGCCCCGAGGTCCTCAGCGCCCTGATCGCCGAGGTCGGCGCGGGTCCCGAACACGTCCTGGCCGCCGCTCAGTCCGATCCGATCAAGGCCCTGCTCAAGGACCATGTCCGCATGGCCAAGGAACGCGGCCTGTTTGGCGCGCCCAGCTTTCTCACCGCCGACGGCGAGCTCTTCTGGGGCAACGACCGTCTGGAACAGGCCCTCGACTGGGCCGTCCGTCATCAATCCAGGGAGCACGCCTGA